From Camelina sativa cultivar DH55 chromosome 5, Cs, whole genome shotgun sequence:
AGTGAGAGATCCAATTTCATGCCGAGCTTTTACCCTACTGCTTACCAGAACTCTACTTACTCAGCCACTCCTTCTCAAGCTTCTTCCGTCTGGAATTGGGAGAACTTTTACCCTCCTTCCCCTCCTGATTCTGAGTTCTTCGATCGGAAATCTCAAGAGAGGCAACAACAACAGAACCGCTATGAAGACGATACCGAAACAGAGAGATCGGAGCATGAGTTTTtccatatgaagaagaagaagcaattcgAGTCTACTGCggtggaagaggaagaggagactGAGAGAGAGGAGGTTCAGTGTAGCGAATGGGAGGATCATGATCATTACAGTACGACGAGCTCATCTGAGGCcgcggaggaggaagaggaagaagaggatagAGAGTCAGTGTCTGAGATTGGGACGCGTTCCGATTTCGGATCTTCTGTGAAGACGAGTTCGATGAGACGGGAGTACCATCAGAAGGCGCCGCCCCAAGCAATGCCGCAGGAGTATGGAGGTGGTGTTTCACAAGAGAAGTATGGCAAAGCAGATGACGCGACGACGTCTTCTGGTAGCTACAGAGGCGGAGGAGAGATGGTGGTGAGGCATAGAGATTTGAAGGAGATTGTTGATGCTATCAAGGAGAATTTCGACAAGGCGGCTTCTGCTGGTGACCAAGTTTCTCAGATGCTACATCTTGGCAGGGCTCAGCTTGATCGCAGTTTCAGCCAATTGAAGAGTGAGTTTTGCTTGATAGATTCGAATTAGGTTAATTTGGgagttgattttgatttttgcatTGTGAATTTCGTGTGTTTAGAGACGGTGATTCATTCGAGTAGTGTATTGAGCAATCTGAGCTCAACCTGGACCTCAAAGCCGCCATTGGAAGTCAAGTACAGGCTTGACACAACCGCATTGGACCAACCGGGTGGTCCAAAGAGCCTATCTTCCAGTCTAGACCGCCTCTTGGCATGGGAAAAGAAACTCTATGAGGAAGTCAAGGTAGGTCTCTACTGTTTATTCAATTTCAGTCAGTTCTTTTGTCAATTCTTGTAGGTTTTGGTTTCACTAATTGTTGGAGATACGAATGAACTTTCAGGCTAGAGAAGGGTTGAAGATTGAGCACGAAAAGAAGTTGTCAAAGCTTCAAAGCCAAGAGTACAAGGGAGAGAATGAGATTAAGTTAGACAAGACAAAGGGCTCTATCACGAGGTTACAGTCTCTTATAATTGTTACTTCTCAGGCCGTCAGCACAACGTCTAATGCAATTATTCGCCTTCGAGATACTGATCTTGTCCCGCAGCTCGTTGAACTCTGCCATGGGTATGTTTGCATTGTTTGATTGATCTAATTTAGCTAATTGTGTATCACTGACTATATGATATCATATGCGCTATTGAGTTCACTCCTACCAGCTGTTTGCATTGATAGGTCTGTATCATAATTTACTCGTAGAAGTACGTACGTATACTTCCACCAACTTTCACATTTATAAAAGAATAGTGTGGACTCATCAAGTAGGtgaacattaaattaaaaaattgatagCTTCAGCAGTTAGTTATCCCATGCCTTTCTGAAGCTATTCTGTAGAATTTTGGATTCCCTAATATGATGGGCTGCTTCTTAGATTGAGACAAATATCCGTAACTCTCTTAAATATTGTAGGGTGTTGGGCTTTTATAGGTTATCCTGACCAAGTAAGCTACTGAACTGGTGATCATGTCTTTGCCTAAATTACACAGGCTGAATGAATATCATGATTATGCTTATTGGCTAATATCTAGTTCTGATTTCTGGTATCCGTTGTGGTAAATAGAGATTAGAGATAGATCTTCCTCAATGTGTGTGGCATGGTAATTTAGAGCCTACATTTTAAAGGTCCCTAACCAAGTTTCAAGTGTGGTAGTTGTAGTAATTCCGAAAACAAGAGAGTGATAAAAGACCATTTTGACAAATCCATGCTAAGAGTCTAAAGATTATGCTTCAGTAATTGCTTGATTCCATCAATTGTGCAGTATAGGTATTTGCTTTAAAGATAAGAAAGTTACAGGCTAATCTCTGATATTTCATTGTGCAGCTTCATGTACATGTGGAAATCAATGCATCAGTTCCACGAGATTCAGAACAACATCGTACAGCAAGTTCAGGGGCTCATTAACAGGTCAGGCAAAGGGGAATCAACATCTGAACTACACAGACAAGCAACACGTGACTTGGAAACAGCTGTGTCTTTATGGCACTCTAGTTTCTGCCGGCTGATTAAATTCCAAAGGGACTTCATACATTCGGTTCAAGCCTGGTTCAAGCTAACTCTTCTTCCAGTTTGCCAAGACGACAATCCCAGTCATAAAGAGCCAGTAGACGCCTACGCATTTTGTGATGAGTGGAAGCTTACTCTAGACCGAGTCCCAGACACAGTGGCTTCCGAAGCAATCAAAAGCTTCATCAACGTTGTTCACGTGATATCAGCGAAGCAGTCCGAGgaactaaagataaagaaaagaacagAGTCAGCATCAAAGGAGCTTGAGAAGAAAGCTTCCTCGCTTAGAAACATCGAAAGGAAATATTATCAGTCGTATTCCACGGTCGGGTTTGGTCTCCCGGATTCAGGACCAGACAACGGACACGTATTAGATGCTCGGGACCCGCTCACAGAGAAAAAATTGGAGCTAGGAGCATGCCAGAGAAGAGTGGAGGAAGAAATGCTGAAGCATTCCAAGGCAATAGATGTAACAAGAGCCATGACTCTGAATAACTTGCAGACGGGTTTGCCTGGTGTGTTCCAAGCTTTAACGAGTTTCTCTGCTCTGTTCACGGAATCCTTACAGACGGTATGCACTCGGTCATACTCCATCAAATAGCACACTAAATTATATAGACTTTTACTATACTATATAGTTGGAAAATACAAGACTATATAGTTACAATTTTCCTATCTTTATTTATGCTTATTTCGGGGCTTGGTTGTTTGATAGATTTGCTTGGATATTGTTTATTTCTgcaaagaaaatgtatatatatgaagtcTCTAGGACTTGGCTTTTGATTTCTGGTTATGAAATGTGGGGATTTTTGTTCATGTAGTTCTCAGCTACATGTTCTAATGAAAATGAATAAGAACCAATCTCTTGCTTGTTCGTTAATGGTGATATATATAAGTCATAGCAGCCTAGCAGGTGTTGATTCCAAATCTAGGACGGACCTTGAACTGTCTCCTTTTGGCATGAAACTGGTCGGTCGGTTACTACTTATGTAAATGTCTCTAGTCAGTGGGTCCTGATTTCATCGGATTCCCTGAGAAAGAGTTAGGATCTTAGTCTGACAAGTGAtcattctctgttttgtctGCCGCACTTAAAGTTCTTGGTAGACTAGGGTCTACGGTTAACAAAAACAAGCGTGGTTTATATCTTTTGATCATAGCCGATTCACATTTTGGTAATCTGTAATATATTACAGATGTGATGTTAAGATCAAGCGAATATCATGCCGAcagttttaaagaaaaacacatacaaaTGCCAAAATCAGTTCAGTTGTGggattagaataaaaataattgaatcGTTGATTCGTTTTATATTGGGACCACAAAAAATGTTCATATAGATGTACCCAAAACATGGCAGTGACATTGACATTACGAATCTATTTAGTTTACTATGGGTAGAAGAAGGATACCGACAAACCTAACAGTAGAGTACCAAAGGagattttcttaaatatttctGACTTGGGGCTTTCCATGTCCTTACAAAAGTTTTAGTTCCATGGAAGAAGATTTAATCTCcatacaaaaagagaagaagatagaccTAAGTTACTATGAGAAATAAACCCCCACTCCTGATCTACTAAAGATTTAGGCATGGTTACAATATATAGTGACATGAAGAAGACTAAAAATGGCTAAAGAAGGAACCAAACACAAACTCTCCGAAGCATTAGAAAAACTCGAAGTCTAGAAATTTACCACCAGATTTCGtgtctgctgctgctgctgatacTGGTGGTGGTCCCATCATCCGTTTGCTATTACTACCAAAACCAACTGGATCAATCGGTCCATACTTTGGTGGCGGTTCGGTCTCCATTTGTCTCGGTACTTCAGGAGGAGTGCTACACCTTATCAATGCCCAATTCACACCTTCAAAGAACGGATGCTGCTTTATCTCTGTTGCTCCTCTTTTTGTTCCTAACCTGTTCTTTGGATCTTTCACCAGTAAAGCTTGTATCAAGTCCCTGCCTGCATAGCTAGTAGCTGGTGACTCTGGGAATTTCAACTGTTCTCCAACTACATTGAACAGAGTAGCTCGGTTTCCTGATCCTTTGAACGGTGTTTTCCCGTATAGGAGCTCATGCACAAAGATACCAAAAGTCCACCAATCCACTGCGCTTCCATGTCCTTCTCCTTTGATGATCTCTGGAGCTAAGTACTCGTGGGTTCCAACAAAGGACATGGACCGTGTATTTGGTTCAGCAACTAGCTCTGGGAGAGCACCGGAGTGTGACTTGAAGAAATCCGTCTGCGTTTTACGGGActtgttctttttgttcttgttagGGAAGATGCTGCGTGATAAGAAACATGAGGGCTGGATGATGCAAGCTGATGTAGGCTCCATACAAGTGGGTTGAACGCAGAATGCGCCGCGTCTAGATGGATCAGAGTCGAATGTTTTGATCAGTGTTGGAGAAACCGCGCATCTCAGGGAGAGATCAAAGTCAGAAAGCATTATGTGACCGTCATCTCGAACCAAAACATTCTCAGGTTTCAAGTCTCTGTAAACAACACCGAGCATATGGAGATACTCTAGCGCTAGCAACACCTCTGCAGCGTAAAACCtggccaaaacaaaaaaatgtgaaacatCTAAAGAAAGTGAGAAAACAGTATATGATACTTAAGCTTCTGTAATACTgaaaccgagagagagagaaaacatacCGAGCAGCATACTCGGAGAAATGCTTCCCGGGTTGGCGTTGCCTTAAAGTGTGCAGATCACCTCCAGGGCAGTATTCCATGACCAAACACGAGAATCTGTCTGTCTCAAAATGAGTGTACAATGTCGGTAGAAACGGGTGATCCAATAGCTGTAAGATATCTCTCTCGGTCTGAGCTCGATTCAACTNNNNNNNNNNNNNNNNNNNNNNNNNNNNNNNNNNNNNNNNNNNNNNNNNNNNNNNNNNNNNNNNNNNNNNNNNNNNNNNNNNNNNNNNNNNNNNNNNNNNNNNNNNNNNNNNNNNNNNNNNNNNNNNNNNNNNNNNNNNNNNNNNNNNNNNNNNNNNNNNNNNNNNNNNNNNNNNNNNNNNNNNNNNNNNNNNNNNNNNNNNNNNNNNNNNNNNNNNNNNNNNNNNNNNNNNNNNNNNNNNNNNNNNNNNNNNNNNNNNNNNNNNNNNNNNNNNNNNNNNNNNNNNNNNNNNNNNNNNNNNNNNNNNNNNNNNNNNNNNNNNNNNNNNNNNNNNNNNNNNNNNNNNNNNNNNNNNNNNNNNNNNNNNNNNNNNNNNNNNNNNNNNNNNNNNNNNNNNNNNNNNNNNNNNNNNNNNNNNNNNNNNNNNNNNNNNNNNNNNNNNNNNNNNNNNNNNNNNNNNNNNNNNNNNNNNNNNNNNNNNNNNNNNNNNNNNNNNNNNNNNNNNNNNNNNNNNNNNNNNNNNNNNNNNNNNNNNNNNNNNNNNNNNNNNNNNNNNNNNNNNNNNNNNNNNNNNNNNNNNNNNNNNNNNNNNNNNNNNNNNNNNNNNNNNNNNNNNNNNNNNNNNNNNNNNNNNNNNNNNNNNNNNNNNNNNNNNNNNNNNNNNNNNNNNNNNNNNNNNNNNNNNNNNNNNNNNNNNNNNNNNNNNNNNNNNNNNNNNNNNNNNNNNNNNNNNNNNNNNNNNNNNNNNNNNNNNNNNNNNNNNNNNNNNNNNNNNNNNNNNNNNNNNNNNNNNNNNNNNNNNNNNNNNNNNNNNNNNNNNNNNNNNNNNNNNNNNNNNNNNNNNNNNNNNNNNNNNNNNNNNNNNNNNNNNNNNNNNNNNNNNNNNNNNNNNNNNNNNNNNNNNNNNNNNNNNNNNNNNNNNNNNNNNNNNNNNNNNNNNNNNNNNNNNNNNNNNNNNNNNNNNNNNNNNNNNNNNNNNNNNNNNNNNNNNNNNNNNNNNNNNNNNNNNNNNNNNNNNNNNNNNNNNNNNNNNNNNNNNNNNNNNNNNNNNNNNNNNNNNNNNNNNNNNNNNNNNNNNNNNNNNNNNNNNNNNNNNNNNNNNNNNNNNNNNNNNNNNNNNNNNNNNNNNNNNNNNNNNNNNNNNNNNNNNNNNNNNNNNNNNNNNNNNNNNNNNNNNNNNNNNNNNNNNNNNNNNNNNNNNNNNNNNNNNNNNNNNNNNNNNNNNNNNNNNNNNNNNNNNNNNNNNNNNNNNNNNNNNNNNNNNNNNNNNNNNNNNNNNNNNNNNNNNNNNNNNNNNNNNNNNNNNNNNNNNNNNNNNNNNNNNNNNNNNNNNNNNNNNNNNNNNNNNNNNNNNNNNNNNNNNNNNNNNNNNNNNNNNNNNNNNNNNNNNNNNNNNNNNNNNNNNNNNNNNNNNNNNNNNNNNNNNNNNNNNNNNNNNNNNNNNNNNNNNNNNNNNNNNNNNNNNNNNNNNNNNNNNNNNNNNNNNNNNNNNNNNNNNNNNNNNNNNNNNNNNNNNNNNNNNNNNNNNNNNNNNNNNNNNNNNNNNNNNNNNNNNNNNNNNNNNNNNNNNNNNNNNNNNNNNNNNNNNNNNNNNNNNNNNNNNNNNNNNNNNNNNNNNNNNNNNNNNNNNNNNNNNNNNNNNNNNNNNNNNNNNNNNNNNNNNNNNNNNNNNNNNNNNNNNNNNNNNNNNNNNNNNNNNNNNNNNNNNNNNNNNNNNNNNNNNNNNNNNNNNNNNNNNNNNNNNNNNNNNNNNNNNNNNNNNNNNNNNNNNNNNNNNNNNNNNNNNNNNNNNNNNNNNNNNNNNNNNNNNNNNNNNNNNNNNNNNNNNNNNNNNNNNNNNNNNNNNNNNNNNNNNNNNNNNNNNNNNNNNNNNNNNNNNNNNNNNNNNNNNNNNNNNNNNNNNNNNNNNNNNNNNNNNNNNNNNNNNNNNNNNNNNNNNNNNNNNNNNNNNNNNNNNNNNNNNNNNNNNNNNNNNNNNNNNNNNNNNNNNNNNNNNNNNNNNNNNNNNNNNNNNNNNNNNNNNNNNNNNNNNNNNNNNNNNNNNNNNNNNNNNNNNNNNNNNNNNNNNNNNNNNNNNNNNNNNNNNNNNNNNNNNNNNNNNNNNNNNNNNNNNNNNNNNNNNNNNNNNNNNNNNNNNNNNNNNNNNNNNNNNNNNNNNNNNNNNNNNNNNNNNNNNNNNNNNNNNNNNNNNNNNNNNNNNNNNNNNNNNNNNNNNNNNNNNNNNNNNNNNNNNNNNNNNNNNNNNNNNNNNNNNNNNNNNNNNNNNNNNNNNNNNNNNNNNNNNNNNNNNNNNNNNNNNNNNNNNNNNNNNNNNNNNNNNNNNNNNNNNNNNNNNNNNNNNNNNNNNNNNNNNNNNNNNNNNNNNNNNNNNNNNNNNNNNNNNNNNNNNNNNNNNNNNNNNNNNNNNNNNNNNNNNNNNNNNNNNNNNNNNNNNNNNNNNNNNNNNNNNNNNNNNNNNNNNNNNNNNNNNNNNNNNNNNNNNNNNNNNNNNNNNNNNNNNNNNNNNNNNNNNNNNNNNNNNNNNNNNNNNNNNNNNNNNNNNNNNNNNNNNNNNNNNNNNNNNNNNNNNNNNNNNNNNNNNNNNNNNNNNNNNNNNNNNNNNNNNNNNNNNNNNNNNNNNNNNNNNNNNNNNNNNNNNNNNNNNNNNNNNNNNNNNNNNNNNNNNNNNNNNNNNNNNNNNNNNNNNNNNNNNNNNNNNNNNNNNNNNNNNNNNNNNNNNNNNNNNNNNNNNNNNNNNNNNNNNNNNNNNNNNNNNNNNNNNNNNNNNNNNNNNNNNNNNNNNNNNNNNNNNNNNNNNNNNNNNNNNNNNNNNNNNNNNNNNNNNNNNNNNNNNNNNNNNNNNNNNNNNNNNNNNNNNNNNNNNNNNNNNNNNNNNNNNNNNNNNNNNNNNNNNNNNNNNNNNNNNNNNNNNNNNNNNNNNNNNNNNNNNNNNNNNNNNNNNNNNNNNNNNNNNNNNNNNNNNNNNNNNNNNNNNNNNNNNNNNNNNNNNNNNNNNNNNNNNNNNNNNNNNNNNNNNNNNNNNNNNNNNNNNNNNNNNNNNNNNNNNNNNNNNNNNNNNNNNNNNNNNNNNNNNNNNNNNNNNNNNNNNNNNNNNNNNNNNNNNNNNNNNNNNNNNNNNNNNNNNNNNNNNNNNNNNNNNNNNNNNNNNNNNNNNNNNNNNNNNNNNNNNNNNNNNNNNNNNNNNNNNNNNNNNNNNNNNNNNNNNNNNNNNNNNNNNNNNNNNNNNNNNNNNNNNNNNNNNNNNNNNNNNNNNNNNNNNNNNNNNNNNNNNNNNNNNNNNNNNNNNNNNNNNNNNNNNNNNNNNNNNNNNNNNNNNNNNNNNNNNNNNNNNNNNNNNNNNNNNNNNNNNNNNNNNNNNNNNNNNNNNNNNNNNNNNNNNNNNNNNNNNNNNNNNNNNNNNNNNNNNNNNNNNNNNNNNNNNNNNNNNNNNNNNNNNNNNNNNNNNNNNNNNNNNNNNNNNNNNNNNNNNNNNNNNNNNNNNNNNNNNNNNNNNNNNNNNNNNNNNNNNNNNNNNNNNNNNNNNNNNNNNNNNNNNNNNNNNNNNNNNNNNNNNNNNNNNNNNNNNNNNNNNNNNNNNNNNNNNNNNNNNNNNNNNNNNNNNNNNNNNNNNNNNNNNNNNNNNNNNNNNNNNNNNNNNNNNNNNNNNNNNNNNNNNNNNNNNNNNNNNNNNNNNNNNNNNNNNNNNNNNNNNNNNNNNNNNNNNNNNNNNNNNNNNNNNNNNNNNNNNNNNNNNNNNNNNNNNNNNNNNNNNNNNNNNNNNNNNNNNNNNNNNNNNNNNNNNNNNNNNNNNNNNNNNNNNNNNNNNNNNNNNNNNNNNNNNNNNNNNNNNNNNNNNNNNNNNNNNNNNNNNNNNNNNNNNNNNNNNNNNNNNNNNNNNNNNNNNNNNNNNNNNNNNNNNNNNNNNNNNNNNNNNNNNNNNNNNNNNNNNNNNNNNNNNNNNNNNNNNNNNNNNNNNNNNNNNNNNNNNNNNNNNNNNNNNNNNNNNNNNNNNNNNNNNNNNNNNNNNNNNNNNNNNNNNNNNNNNNNNNNNNNNNNNNNNNNNNNNNNNNNNNNNNNNNNNNNNNNNNNNNNNNNNNNNNNNNNNNNNNNNNNNNNNNNNNNNNNNNNNNNNNNNNNNNNNNNNNNNNNNNNNNNNNNNNNNNNNNNNNNNNNNNNNNNNNNNNNNNNNNNNNNNNNNNNNNNNNNNNNNNNNNNNNNNNNNNNNNNNNNNNNNNNNNNNNNNNNNNNNNNNNNNNNNNNNNNNNNNNNNNNNNNNNNNNNNNNNNNNNNNNNNNNNNNNNNNNNNNNNNNNNNNNNNNNNNNNNNNNNNNNNNNNNNNNNNNNNNNNNNNNNNNNNNNNNNNNNNNNNNNNNNNNNNNNNNNNNNNNNNNNNNNNNNNNNNNNNNNNNNNNNNNNNNNNNNNNNNNNNNNNNNNNNNNNNNNNNNNNNNNNNNNNNNNNNNNNNNNNNNNNNNNNNNNNNNNNNNNNNNNNNNNNNNNNNNATTTGTCTCGGTACTTCAGGAGGAGTGCTACACCTTATCAATGCCCAATTCACACCTTCAAAGAACGGATGCTGCTTTATCTCTGTTGCTCCTCTTTTTGTTCCTAACCTGTTCTTTGGATCTTTCACCAGTAAAGCTTGTATCAAGTCCCTGCCTGCATAGCTAGTAGCTGGTGACTCTGGGAATTTCAACTGTTCTCCAACTACATTGAACAGAGTAGCTCGGTTTCCTGATCCTTTGAACGGTGTTTTCCCGTATAGAAGCTCATGCACAAAGATACCAAAAGTCCACCAATCCACTGCGCTTCCATGTCCTTCTCCTTTGATGATCTCTGGAGCTAAGTACTCGTGGGTTCCAACAAAGGACATGGACCGTGTGTTTGGTTCAGCAACTAGCTCTGGAAGAGCACCTGAGTGTGACTTGAAGAAATCCGTCTGAGTTTTACGTgacttgttctttttgtttttgttagagaAGATGCTGCGTGGTAAGAAACATGAGGGTTGGATGATGCAAGCTGATGTAGGCTCCATACAAGTGGGTTGAACGCAGAATGCGCCGCGTCTAGATGGATCTGAGTCGAATGTTTTGATCAGTGTTGGAGAAACCGCGCATCTCAGGGAGAGATCAAAGTCAGAAAGCATTATGTGACCGTCATCTCGAACCAGAACATTCTCAGGTTTCAAGTCTCTGTAAACAACACCGAGCATATGGAGATACTCTAGCGCTAGCAACACCTCTGCAGCGTAAAACCtggccaaaacaaaaaaatgtgaaacatCTAAAGAAAGTGAGAAAACAGTATATGATACTTAAGCTTCTGTAATACTgaaaccgagagagagagaaaacatacCGAGCAGCATACTCGGAGAAATGCTTCCCGGGTTGGCGTTGCCTTAAAGTGTGCAGATCACCTCCAGGGCAGTATTCCATGACCAAACACGAGAATCTGTCTGTCTCAAAATGAGTGTACAATGTCGGTAGAAACGGGTGATCCAATAGCTGTAAGATATCTCTCTCGGTCTGAGCTCGATTCAACTTCTTCCGGTTCTCAAGAGATGCTTTATCCATCACTTTCACAGCAAAATGGCACCGAGTTCCGCTTAACTCAGCCAGATAAACACTCCCAATGTCACCACAACCTAACCGTTTAAGCAACTTGAAGTGGCTCATTCCCAAAATCCCATCTCGAGTACGGATAGCCAAGATAGCATTCCACCAAGGATCATTCCCTTTGTGTGGCTTATTAAGGCTTCCGGTGAAATTGCTCCAGCTACTCTCTTCGCTTAGGCCACTACTATCACTAGCTCTGCTTGCACTCGTCTTAGCACTTTCAAACGAATCCAAAACCATACTGATACTCCTGTCACAGTAGTTCTTGTCCATACTAAGCACAACATCGCTCCTCTGAGTAGTACTTGTTGCAGAAGAGCTATTAGCAATACTCATAGCCCTGGCGAAATTCATACTTTCAACACTACTGCTATGTGGGCTCACATTGGTACTGGGAGGCAGAGAAGCATCCCAAACGCATTCCTTGTCTGAATCTGGCGGTAGCAGAGAGTTCTCTGTGTTCTGCGATGCACGAGCCACAGAAAAAGGGGACAGCGATGTAGCAGGTTCCTCGACTATGCTTTCTGCAGGTGAGAGTATTCCAGGGCTTGGCTTCTTCGGAGGCACGCAGAGGGAAAGATCCTCGATGAAGGGTcctttagtagtagtagtagaagacATACCCTTCATCAAACAAACAGAATCAGGTTTGGCTTTTTCGCTGATGGGAACATAGACAGTAGTAATAAGATCCATGTCGTCAGGCTCTGGAGGATGACTAACTCCACGGAAAGAGCTAGAACCAGCTTCCTCAGACATATCATTGCTTCCCTTACAAgtaacatcatcatcagcagcCCCGATCTCTTCAATCTCCAGCAAAGGATACTTGGCTTTCATAGTTCTAACAGAGGATACAACAGGCTCAAACTCCTGAAAATCATTCATGTCACCACCAAACTGAGTCATAATCACATCTTCTCTATGCACATTAAGAACTTGGCTTAGTTCTCTCCCCAACGTCGTAGTAGGATTCACAGATCttccgttgttgttgttgtatcgaGCAGCTCGTTCCCTCAAAGTCTCTAAATGCATACCCGGAGGATCTCTAGTTTCAAAGTCCATGTATTGTCGTCTACTACTGGATAAGTGACCAGAGACAGGACCTTTACTAGGAAGTCTCTTGAGCTCAGCAACTCTTTCCATTTCCAGCATTCATACGAGATCTTTAACACCAACTCCCAAATCTCTCTATATCccttcaaaaggaaaaaaaaaacgtcaacTAAATCAAGCTCTGACCTCAATTTAACATAAAAGCACTTAGaaagatacaaaacaaaaaccaaccaACAAATTCGGGACCATATTCTAAACTCTTGTCGGCgaataaacaaaatagaatagAGATTGAAAAACACGTGATTTGGGAATAAGCCTCAGGGGGACTAACTCTCATTTATGGATTCAAGACAAAGAATAAGAACacgagtgtgtgtgtgtgtttgtgtccTAAGATTTGTTCTCCATAGTTCGATCTGAAATATACAGAAACCTTGTCGAGAAAAACATCATAGGGAGTATAAAAActtgttctttaaaaaaacttaagcTAACATTAAACAGAATCGATCAAAAACCCCCAAAGAGAAAACGACAAAAGGAAAGAGATTTAGAAACAGGAACTAACAAAGATTGAAGATTTACCGGCGAGAATCCCGAGATCGAGAAGGGGTTTTTTCCGGTACAATGTAGCTGATACAGTGAGAGATTATATAACCGGAAAATAGTTTACAAAGGAGgagactttcttttttttttttgatctggGGGAAAATTCAAGAAATCGGATTTAAGCAGAGAGAACGATGAACAAAggaaatagagaaagagaagccaGGCTCGAGAAACGAGAGAGGAGGAGTCTGGGATTTGAGGGAGGTGGGGAGAGTGGTGAGAGAGCTCAAAGGCTTTTgctttatgtgtgtgtgtgtgtgttgtgtgtggGCGCTATCTCTATAGCTTGCTCTACTGCGACTACTGACCGTAAcggagctttttttttattattaaaaaaaaaaaaaatggcaaagaGAAAGCGGGGCCCGGGGTGAGTAGGGTCCAGTAATTAAAGTAGGACCCACATGTGTTCCTTCTTGTACCTACAAATATACTTACAAATTTCTTTGAGACGTTTCTTTCTCTACTactttgtgttatatatatgcttcttgatcatcaaacgttttgtttcttgtaaaaCAGATCGATGTAATGTTAAACCAatattggttttcaaagttttagATTCCTCCATTATCTTGGATTTATTGTAATCAAGATGACGAGAAAACTAttccttttgttgttgatgatgtgtgtaatattataaaatactatACTActagaaagatagagagaatgaatagtgaaagaagagagacaaagaaTCAAAGGCACCTTGTGGATTTGTGAACAAACCACTCTTCTTTTGACCCACCATCGCAATATCTTTTCATTTTagctttccttttctttctcttatttttctcACCATTTCCcatcacttttcttcttcttcttcttcttttcttttcttttcttttttaatattttcctttttgtttttcctctacTCAAGATTTTGTCTTCATTTGAACCATGTGttcttttgaatttattataatttggtAGGCACTTGACGAGagcaagtgaaaaaaaaaaacagaaagaaaaacaatgagTGGAGTTAGTGCTGCTACCTATAGAAAtgtgataaataaataacaagaaGATAGTGGGAGAACTTGAATATTACGTAgtgatatatacaaatatagatAACACTATTGTAAATCATCACAtatgatatgtattttaaacttttaaattcattATGATGAATTTTGCAtgggtttttaaaaatgaatagagaCTTAATGATAAAGTTACATATG
This genomic window contains:
- the LOC104784850 gene encoding uncharacterized protein LOC104784850; translation: MGCAASKLDNEDTVRRCKERRRLMTESVNARHHLAAAHADYCRSLRLTGSALSSFAAGEPLAVSDQTPAVFLHTHHHHPPQPPSSSQHSSAKFIPPSPAPSSVYTQPPAPPSVAASSKLPPIVTASSNRRRKQPQQQPKLPHILSSPSSSERSNFMPSFYPTAYQNSTYSATPSQASSVWNWENFYPPSPPDSEFFDRKSQERQQQQNRYEDDTETERSEHEFFHMKKKKQFESTAVEEEEETEREEVQCSEWEDHDHYSTTSSSEAAEEEEEEEDRESVSEIGTRSDFGSSVKTSSMRREYHQKAPPQAMPQEYGGGVSQEKYGKADDATTSSGSYRGGGEMVVRHRDLKEIVDAIKENFDKAASAGDQVSQMLHLGRAQLDRSFSQLKKTVIHSSSVLSNLSSTWTSKPPLEVKYRLDTTALDQPGGPKSLSSSLDRLLAWEKKLYEEVKAREGLKIEHEKKLSKLQSQEYKGENEIKLDKTKGSITRLQSLIIVTSQAVSTTSNAIIRLRDTDLVPQLVELCHGFMYMWKSMHQFHEIQNNIVQQVQGLINRSGKGESTSELHRQATRDLETAVSLWHSSFCRLIKFQRDFIHSVQAWFKLTLLPVCQDDNPSHKEPVDAYAFCDEWKLTLDRVPDTVASEAIKSFINVVHVISAKQSEELKIKKRTESASKELEKKASSLRNIERKYYQSYSTVGFGLPDSGPDNGHVLDARDPLTEKKLELGACQRRVEEEMLKHSKAIDVTRAMTLNNLQTGLPGVFQALTSFSALFTESLQTVCTRSYSIK